A genomic window from Serratia liquefaciens includes:
- a CDS encoding acyl carrier protein: MRNRDAVMNYILTCLQGLVEGGLEIKPDSDLVNDLGLESIRVLDLLMMLEDEFDISIPINILLDVRTPEQLLDALLPRLEKTNGSL, from the coding sequence ATGCGAAATCGCGACGCTGTAATGAATTATATTCTGACTTGCCTGCAAGGTCTGGTCGAAGGCGGGTTAGAAATCAAACCTGATAGCGATCTCGTCAACGATCTTGGCCTGGAGTCCATCAGAGTCCTGGATCTGCTGATGATGTTAGAAGACGAATTCGATATTTCTATTCCTATCAATATATTGCTTGATGTCAGAACGCCAGAGCAGCTGCTTGACGCTCTACTCCCTCGCCTGGAGA